DNA from Acidobacteriota bacterium:
ACGAGCGGGATGGCGAGCCGGCGCAGGCGGACGCGATCGACTTCGGGCTCGGCTCGCGTCAGTCGGGCCTTCTCTGGTTCTTCGACCCGGACAACGCCGAGGTCTTGATCAAGGTCCTGGACGGATGTGAGATGAACGGCCACCGCTGGGTGTTCGTCGCGCCGGTGACGACGCTCGCGTTCAACCTGTCGGTGGAGGAGACGTCTACGGGGAAGAGGTGGTTGCACCGGAATCCGCGGGGCGGCGTGACCGCGGAGGCGAGGAGCGATCTGACGGCCTTTCCGTGCGGGCCGGCGGCGGCTTCATCGACGTCCTTGACGTGGCCCGGCGCCTCCTTTGCGGCGGCGTCGCCGGGACCCATGGCGGACATCCGGTACACGGTCGCGGGTGCGACCGCAGATGTCGCCGGTGCGGCCGCGGATTGTGCGCCCCGGCCGGTGACGACCCTGGGCGGCGGCTTCACGGTCAGCATGTGCGTCGAACACGAGAAAGACGGCGAAGTCGTCGTGACGCAGGCGCGGGACTACGGTCTGGACTCCAGCCAGTCCGCCTTGCTGTACTTCTTCGAGCGCGACAACGCGGAGGTGCTGGTCAAGGTCCTGGACGGGTGTGCCCTGAACGGCCACCGCTGGGTGTTCGTCGCGCCGGTGACGACGCTCGGGTTCAAGCTGTCGATCGAGCCGCCCGGCGGGGGGGCCGCCTGGACGCATGCGAACAGCTTCGGCCGGACGGCCTCGGCGAGGAGCGACCCGGAAGCGTTCCGCTGTGCCGACGACGAGCAGCCGGGAGGCCCCGACTCCCTTTCCGGTCAGGTCGTCGGCTATCGGGGCGCCTGGCCGGACGTCGAGGTGATAGTGACCGCGAAGGGTGTCCTCCGGGTCGCGACGCCGGACTCCTTCGGCCGTTTCCGGTTCGATGGCCTCGCGGCCGGCCGCTACGCCGTCAAGGTACACGCGGCAGGTCACCGCACGACGCCCGCCCGGATGGTCGACGTTCCGCAGTGGGGCGGCCCTCCGGAACCGTTCGACCTGACGCCGATTCCCACGGACCCGTTCGTCTTCCACTGGGAAGAGGACCAGAGCACGGCGGGCACCGAGTACTCGGCGGCGGTCAACCGGCCGCGCGAGATCGAGTTCGAGGACGAGCCGGTCAAGGTGGTCGACAACTCGTCGGCGAACGCCCTGGCTCACGACTACAACATGTTGCTGGTGGACTCCGACGACGCCTCCTGGTCGCAGGAGCACGCGTGGCGGCTGTTGACGACGATGCGTTCCATTCCGCAGGAGACGAGGGACCCGTACGGGGCCCAGTCGCTGGCGGCTTCGCAGTGGCTGCTGACGCCTAGACACCTGGAGGGCGACATCGAGGTGAGGACCGACCGGTCTTCTCCCGTCGTCTTGGTCTCCGAAGCCGCCTTTGTGCACGCGAATCCCCGGATAGCGACCGTGGACGGCAAGCGGGGAACCTGGTTCTCGAAGCGGCTCCACCACGCCCTCGTGCGGTACGTGACGGACAACGGCCGGGACGTCGACGCCTACGAGAGGATCTTCGAGGAACGTTACGGCCTCACGACGGAGATACGCGACTACGCCGCCCTGACCCGATGGACCACCGGCGAGGGTGCGGGCCGTTTCCAGCGTTTCCACCCGGAGGAGATCGTCACGCTGCTCAACATGCTCGAGGAGTTTCCGAGCGGCATGCGCAAGACGCCGGGCCTCACGCACCTTGTTCGGCGCCTCGACGGCACGCCCAATCCCCGGTGGCCAGAGGCCGCGGCCCTCGCTTGGGATCAAGCGGGCTACATCGAGTTCATGGACAAGGCCTTCCTGTTGTCCGACGTCGACTCCATCCACCGCCTCGTGATTCACGAGAAGGCGCACTTCCTCTGGGCTCACGTCTTCGACCAGGGGACCCGCGACGACTGGGCCCGGGTCGGCGGCTGGTACGAGGATCCGCAGAGCCCGTCGGACTGGTCCACCACGAAGACGACGGAGTTCGTGTCCGCCTACGGGCACGAGAAGAACCCGAACGAGGACATGGCCGAGAGCATCGCCCACTTCATCATCGCGCCGGACAAGCTGAGGTCCCGGTCGGTCGCCAAGTACGAGTTCGTGCGGGATCGGATCATGCAGGGGAACCTGTATCTCTCCCAGATCCGGGAGGACCTGACCTTCCAGGTGTACAACCTGTTTCCGGACTACGTGTTTCCCGGCAAGGTCCGCCGCGTCGACGTCGCGGTGACGGGCGGAGCCATGGAAGACAAGGAACTCCACGTCGAGATCGAGCTGCATGCGCTCGACCGGGATATCGAGGGCGCTGCCTGGGCGTCCGCCCGAGTGGTCAGCAGTGTCGGCACGTTCTTCGAGCTCCGTCTCGACCCCGTGGACGGGAACGGCAACTGGATCGAGGAGGGGACGGTACTCGTTGGCAAGAAAGAGCTGAACCGGTACAGCAAGGCGGGGTACTGGCTTCCGCTCCAGCTCGTGATCGCGGACAGGGCCGGCAACGAGCGCTACCAGAGAGGCGACGACTTCGGATGGAAGCTCTATCTCGACAACTTCCTGGAGGACTGGGTGCCGCCGGAATATGTTCCCGGCACCGCCCGCTTCGACATGGGCCGGGACAGAGTGGTGGAAGGCCGCGTCGTCCAGTCGATCGAAGCGACCTGGGAGGTGAGTGAGAACAACCTCATGCGGGAGGGCAGGCCATGCCATGCGTCCATCAACGACGAGATTCTCTCGACGTATGCGCTGGGACAGTACGGGGCTTTCGAGCCCGCCGGGAACCTGTGCCGAGTGGACTTTCTCATGCCGGACTACATGCCGTCGTCGACGTACTCCCTGGACGACGTCAGGATGGTCGATCGGGCCAGCAATTGGGGTGGCACCACATTCACCAGCGAGCCCGGGGACGAGGAGCCTCAACGGATCCGGGTCCGTACGGCCAACCCGGACACGGAACCGCCCGAACTCGACCTGAACAGGATGCGCGTCGACGCGGAACCCACGAACCCTGAACAACCGAACGGCGAGACGATCGTCACGTTCACTTTTCGCGTGCGCGACAACATCTCGGGCTACCTGGGTGGGGCGATCATCCTTCGCGATCCACAGGGCATAGATCACTTCGTCTACGCGCGTTATGCGGACAGCTACCTTGTCTTTCCGCGGGGCGATCCCACCAGATGGGAGGAGCACACGGTCGTGCACGTCCTGCCGCCCGGCTCGGCGCCGGGAACCTGGGGCGTTGCCAACATGCGGCTCGCCGACCGGGCACAGAACTCAGTGCATCACGACTTCACGGAAGTGATCCACTTCACAGTGGACTGAGGCACCGGGTCGGCAGATGGGCGCGAGCATGGAGTGCTTCAGTCGGTTCTTCCCGAGGTCTCAGGTCGCAAGGCTTGCCGGCTCCGTCGTGTGTGTTCTGGGATTGGCGGGTTCCGCGGCGGCGGCGGAACAAGGTCCCGACTCCCTCACCGGTGAGATCGCGGGCTATCAGGGCGCCTGGTCGGATGTCGAGGTGCTGCTGACCGCGAAGGGCGTCCTCCGGGTCGCGACGCCGGACTCCTTCGGCCGTTTCCGGTTCGACGGTCTCGCCGCCGGCCGGTACGCCGTCAAGGTCCACGCGGGCGGTCACCGCACGACGCCGGCACGCATGGTCGACGTCCCTCAGTGGGGCGGTCCTTCGGAACCGTTCGACCTGACGCCGGTTCCCACGGACCCGTTCGTCTTCCACTGGGAACAGGACCAGAGCACGGCGGGCACCGAGTACGCGGCGGCCGTCAACCGGCCGCACGAGATCGAGTTCGAGGACGAACCGGTCAGGGTGGCCGACAACTCGTCGGCGCACGCCCTGGCTCACGGCTACAACATGCTGCTGGTGGATTCCGACGAGGCCTCCTGGTCGCAGGAGCACGCGTGGCGCCTGTTGGCGACGATGCGTTCCATTCCGCAGGAGACGAGGGACCCGTACGGGGCCCAGTCGCTGGCGGCTTCGCAGTGGCTGCTGACGCCTAGACACCTGGAGGGCGACATCGAGGTGAGGACCGACCGGTCTTCTCCCGTCGTCTTGGTCTCCGAAGCCGCCTTTGTGCACGCGAATCCCCGGATAGCGACGGTGGACGGCAAGCGGGGGATCTGGTTCTCGAAGCGGCTGCACCACGCCCTGGTGCGGTACGTGACGGACAACGGCCGCGATGTAGACGCCTACGAGAGGATCTTCGAGGAACGCTACGGCGTCACGACGGAGATACGCGACTACGCCGCCCTGACGCGATGGACCACCGGCGAGGGCGCGGGCCGCTTCCAGCGTTTCCACCCGGAGGAGATCGTCACGCTGCTCAACATGCTCGAGGAGTTTCCGAGCGGCATGCGCAAGACGCAGGGTCTCACGCATCTCGTCCGGCGCCTCGACGGCACGCCTCATCCCGTGTATCCGGGAGCACCGGCCGTAGCCTGGCCGGACGCCGGCTACATCGAGTTCATGGACACGGCGTTTCTTTCGTCCGACGTCGACTACATCCACCGCCTGGTGATTCACGAGAAGGCGCACTTCCTCTGGGCTCACGTTTTCGACCAGCGGACCCGTGACGACTGGGCCCGGGTCGGTGGCTGGTACGAGGATCCACAGAGTCCGTCCGGCTGGTCCACCACGAAGACGACGGAGTTCGTGTCCGCCTACGGGCAGCTGAAGGACCCGAACGAGGACATGGCGGAGACGATCTCCTACTTCATCATCGAGCCGGACAAGCTCAGAGACCGGTCGGTCGCCAAGTACGAGTTCGTGCGGGACCGGATCATGCAGGGGAACCAGCATCTCTCCAGGTACCGGTATCTCCCCCAGTTCCGGAAGGACCTCGCGTTCCGGGTGTACAACCTGTTTCCGGATCCCGGCAAGGTCCGCCGCGTCGACATCGCGGTGAGAGGCGGAGCCAGGGAAGACAAGGAAATCCGTGTCGAGATCGAGTTGCATGCGATCGACCGGGATCTCGAGGGCGCCGCCTGGGCGGCCACCCGGGTCTTCAGCAGTGTCGGTACGTTCTTTGATCTGTTTCTCCAGCCCGTGGACGGGAACGGCAGGAGAATCGAGCGGGGCACCGTTCTGGTGGGCACGATGAAGCTGAGCAGGTACAGCAAGGCGGGGTACTGGCTTCCGGGCCAGCTCAAGATCGGCGACAGGGTCGGCAACGAGCGCTACCAGAGAGGCGGCTTCGGATGGAAGCTCTATGTCGACAACTCCTTGGAGGAGTTGGTGCCGCCGGCGTACGTTCCCGGCACCGCCCGCTTCGACATGGGCCGGGACAGAGTGGTGGAAGGCCGCGTCGTCCAGTCGATCGAAGCGACCTGGGAGGTGAGTGAGAACAACCTCATGCGGGAGGGCAGGCCATGCCATGCGTCCATCAACGACGAGATTCTCTCGACGTATGCGCTGGGACAGTACGGGGCTTTCGAGCCCGCCGGGAACCTGTGCCGAGTGGACTTTCTCATGCCGGACTACATGCCGTCGTCGACGTACTCCCTGGACGACGTCAGGATGGTCGATCGGGCCAGCAATTGGGGTGGCACCACATTCACCAGCGAGCCCGGGGACGAGGAGCCTCGACGGATCCGGCTGCGTACGGCCAACCCGGACACGGAACCGCCCGAGCTCGACCTGAACAGGATGAGTATCGACGCGGCACCCACGAACCCTGAACAGCCGAACGGCGAGACGATCGTCAGGTTCAGTTTTCGCGTGCGCGACAACATCTCGGGCTACATGGATGGGGCGATCGTCCTTCGCGATCCACAGGGGATAAGCCACTACGTCTACGTGCGCTATGCGGATCGCGACTTGGTCTTTCCGCGGGAGGATCCGACCAGGTGGGAGGAGCTCACGGTCGTGCACGTCCTGCCGCCCGGTTCGGCGCCGGGAACCTGGGGCGTTGCCAACGTGCGGCTCGCCGACCGGGCCCAGAACTCCGTGCATCACGACTTCACGGAAGTCATCCACTTCACAGTGGACTGAGGCGCGCGAAGCTGGATCGAACGGACCTGGCGCCCGCGAGTCAACGATTCGTTGAGCTAGTCAACACTCCTGCGCAGGGTTTCTCGCAGGAGTTCGAGGCCGGTTTCTCGCACGCCTCTAGTGAGCTACCCGATGCCGCCGATGGTTACGCCTCTCGAATCCACCTGATCAGCTCGCGGAGGTTGGGCCGGTTGCCCTGACTGAGGATGCCGACCTTGTAGATCCTGCCCGCCACCCAGGCGGCGCCCCAGACGGTCACTGCCATCAGCACGATCGAGACGGCGACCATCCAGGCGGGTACGTCCCCCATCACGGCTCGGGGGT
Protein-coding regions in this window:
- a CDS encoding carboxypeptidase-like regulatory domain-containing protein, encoding MGASMECFSRFFVRSQVARLAGSVMCLLALSGPAAAAVQGAGEYTDCVPSSPQITFEPGYAVSMCFEYERDGEPAQADAIDFGLGSRQSGLLWFFDPDNAEVLIKVLDGCEMNGHRWVFVAPVTTLAFNLSVEETSTGKRWLHRNPRGGVTAEARSDLTAFPCGPAAASSTSLTWPGASFAAASPGPMADIRYTVAGATADVAGAAADCAPRPVTTLGGGFTVSMCVEHEKDGEVVVTQARDYGLDSSQSALLYFFERDNAEVLVKVLDGCALNGHRWVFVAPVTTLGFKLSIEPPGGGAAWTHANSFGRTASARSDPEAFRCADDEQPGGPDSLSGQVVGYRGAWPDVEVIVTAKGVLRVATPDSFGRFRFDGLAAGRYAVKVHAAGHRTTPARMVDVPQWGGPPEPFDLTPIPTDPFVFHWEEDQSTAGTEYSAAVNRPREIEFEDEPVKVVDNSSANALAHDYNMLLVDSDDASWSQEHAWRLLTTMRSIPQETRDPYGAQSLAASQWLLTPRHLEGDIEVRTDRSSPVVLVSEAAFVHANPRIATVDGKRGTWFSKRLHHALVRYVTDNGRDVDAYERIFEERYGLTTEIRDYAALTRWTTGEGAGRFQRFHPEEIVTLLNMLEEFPSGMRKTPGLTHLVRRLDGTPNPRWPEAAALAWDQAGYIEFMDKAFLLSDVDSIHRLVIHEKAHFLWAHVFDQGTRDDWARVGGWYEDPQSPSDWSTTKTTEFVSAYGHEKNPNEDMAESIAHFIIAPDKLRSRSVAKYEFVRDRIMQGNLYLSQIREDLTFQVYNLFPDYVFPGKVRRVDVAVTGGAMEDKELHVEIELHALDRDIEGAAWASARVVSSVGTFFELRLDPVDGNGNWIEEGTVLVGKKELNRYSKAGYWLPLQLVIADRAGNERYQRGDDFGWKLYLDNFLEDWVPPEYVPGTARFDMGRDRVVEGRVVQSIEATWEVSENNLMREGRPCHASINDEILSTYALGQYGAFEPAGNLCRVDFLMPDYMPSSTYSLDDVRMVDRASNWGGTTFTSEPGDEEPQRIRVRTANPDTEPPELDLNRMRVDAEPTNPEQPNGETIVTFTFRVRDNISGYLGGAIILRDPQGIDHFVYARYADSYLVFPRGDPTRWEEHTVVHVLPPGSAPGTWGVANMRLADRAQNSVHHDFTEVIHFTVD